In bacterium, the genomic stretch CAATCACGAAAGCTTCGAGCGCTTTATTGACTAGGTCACGGCGGGTATTCCAATAAGTTTCGAACGATATATCCATATTATTGTCCAATCGGATCGGCAAACACGCCTGGGTCACTCTCTGGGATAACGGTTGCCCCCACTGCTTTCGCATAAAAGTCCTGCGGCCCCGCTCCACCGATGATGGCATAAGCATAGCCCATCTCACGCATTCCCCACAGGCAAGCCAATAAAAGCGCCTTGCCCACCCCATTCTTACGCTCGTTCTTTGCCACACCCGTGGGGCCGAAATAGCCCCGATAGGTGCATTCATAGGCACCAAACCCAACCACTTTTCCCTCTTTTAAGGCAATATATATTGAAGATGGTTTATTAGCAAATCCGACAGTGATTTCATAAGCCCAAGGCGCTTCAAAATTCTCCTCTACAAACGTCCTCACCGGCCCCATTTCATGCGGCAGTGCGCGGCGAATAACAATCCCCTTGTCGCGCATCTCATCTAAGACAGGTTCCAACGAAGGAAGCTTCAACAACAGCACGAGCATATCAGGCATAAAATACTCTCCAAACAGAGTTGAGACGGCCATATATTACCCGTATGGGACATACCACTTGAAGTCTGGCTGTATCGAAGCAAATAGCAAGAACTAAAGCTCAGACGCGGTACAATTGTTGAGAGGGGGGATTATGAGACTAATTGATTTTGAATTGCATAACGAAGAGGTTGCTCGTGTTTGGGAGGCTTATGATGCGGGAAGGCCTATTCGAGTACCTATGACGTTGGGGATCAACCCCAGGCTGACGATGGAAGTGCCGGAGGCTAATCCAACAGGGATACAGTATTTACAGTACTTTAATGATACCGATAAGATGCTGCAAAGGCAGCTTGAGCATAGTGAATGGGTGCTGTTTAATATCCCTCAGGATTTTCAGATGGGTCTGCCGAAAGACGGTTGGGACGTAAATGTTGACCTCGCTAATGTCTATGAGGCAGGGTGGTTTGGGTGTGAAGTAAGGTTTTATGGATTTCAAGTACCGGACAGCATTCCCCTACTAAAGGATGA encodes the following:
- a CDS encoding GNAT family N-acetyltransferase, with amino-acid sequence MPDMLVLLLKLPSLEPVLDEMRDKGIVIRRALPHEMGPVRTFVEENFEAPWAYEITVGFANKPSSIYIALKEGKVVGFGAYECTYRGYFGPTGVAKNERKNGVGKALLLACLWGMREMGYAYAIIGGAGPQDFYAKAVGATVIPESDPGVFADPIGQ